In a single window of the Montipora capricornis isolate CH-2021 chromosome 11, ASM3666992v2, whole genome shotgun sequence genome:
- the LOC138022972 gene encoding U6 snRNA-associated Sm-like protein LSm4, giving the protein MVLPLSLLRTAQNHPMLVELKNGETYNGHLVSCDNWMNINLREVICTSRDGDRFWRIPECYVRGSNIKYLRIPDEVIDMVKDEMVKQGKSRGTGRPGRGGRGGGGGGGRGGHSGGGGGRGGAFGGRGGGRGGGQKRNRDDTAGK; this is encoded by the exons ATGGTG CTACCTCTTTCTCTTTTACGGACAGCACAAAACCATCCCATG TTGGTTGAATTGAAAAATGGAGAAACCTACAATGGACACCTTGTGAGCTGTGATAACTGGATGAATATAAATCTTAGAGAAGTCATCTGTACTTCCAGG GATGGTGATCGGTTTTGGAGGATACCTGAATGTTATGTCAGGGGAAGTAATATAAAATATCTTAGGATTCCAGATGAG GTCATTGACATGGTAAAAGATGAAATGGTGAAACAAGGAAAGAGCAGAGGCACAGGACGACCAG ggcGAGGTGGccgtggtggtggtggtggaggAGGTCGTGGAGGTCACAGTGGAGGTGGAGGAGGAAGAGGGGGTGCATTTGGAGGACGTGGTGGAGGCAGGGGAGGGGGACAGAAAAGAAACAGAGATGATACTGCTGGAAAGTAA
- the LOC138023083 gene encoding uncharacterized protein encodes MSVESILSTLKTVLSPLDFSHIRSSIEAKTSKIKDRLSSKLERKFNNLKRRYGIPQVSNLSYDSVIFNYSHRALTEAEKMVLARGLRFCLPPKAVDGVSVKCAFEMLYRDLIGLGHSLTSEDQDRLKCQLKNASYSYIYSYDYSKQKRILSKEEWMALNDLRNDTSIIITKPDKGNGVVIVNRHDYRSKMKQLISDGTKFKLLSHNPTKSRENSLISYLRNLKRDCIIDEATFRKILPCGSTAGVLYGLPKVHKTGCPFRPIVSSVNTYNYNLASFLVDVLKPISTNQFTIKDSFSFVDWAKTHQHNNEIMCSFDVCSLFTNVPLDETIEICLSKLYSLPDPPALPRHVLKTLLEFATKKSHFVFDGHYYDQIDGVAMGSPLGPVLANIFMCDFEQKWLANVDSRPSIWFRYVDDTFSLFDSEATAASFLHFLNTRHPNIKFTMELEENQEIPFLDVRIKRNLNNFTTTAQNVQYT; translated from the exons ATGTCTGTTGAATCCATTCTGTCCACCCTGAAGACTGTTTTGTCTCCACTGGATTTTAGCCACATCCGCTCCTCGATTGAAGCAAAAACGTCGAAGATTAAAGATCGGTTGTCTTCAAAACTTGAACggaaattcaataatttgaagCGCAGATATGGTATACCACAGGTTTCGAATTTGAGCTATGACAGTGTGATCTTCAATTATTCGCATCGGGCTTTGACAGAGGCTGAAAAAATGGTTTTGGCAAGGGGCTTGCGTTTCTGTCTCCCACCGAAAGCTGTTGACGGAGTAAGCGTAAAATGCGCTTTTGAAATGCTCTACCGTGATCTTATTGGTTTGGGTCATTCATTAACAAGTGAGGACCAAGACAGATTGAAATGTCAACTCAAAAATGCTTCTTACAGTTACATCTACTCTTATGATTATTCTAAACAAAAGCGAATTCTAAGTAAGGAAGAATGGATGGCTCTTAATGATTTGCGAAATGATacttctattattattactaaaccTGACAAAGGAAATGGTGTTGTAATTGTCAACAGACATGATTACCGCAGCAAAATGAAACAGTTGATTTCCGATGGAACGAAATTTAAGTTGTTGTCACACAACCCAACCAAGTCTAGGGAGAACAGTCTTATTTCCTATCTTCGTAACCTCAAGCGAGATTGTATAATTGATGAAGCTACATTTAGAAAAATCCTTCCTTGTGGATCTACTGCTGGTGTTCTTTATGGTCTTCCTAAAGTccacaaaactggttgcccCTTTCGCCCGATTGTCTCCTCAGTTAACACATACAACTACAATCTTGCCTCTTTTCTTGTTGATGTCCTTAAACCGATCTCCACCAACCAATTCACTATCAAGGACTCCTTCTCTTTTGTGGATTGGGCGAAGACTCATCAacacaacaatgaaataatgTGCTCTTTTGACGTGTGTTCCTTATTCACGAACGTTCCACTCGACGAGACAATAGAAATTTGTCTTTCCAAGTTATACTCTCTTCCTGACCCTCCTGCCTTACCGCGACATGTCCTCAAAACCTTGCTCGAGTTTGCAACGAAGAAAAGCCACTTTGTATTTGATGGTCATTATTACGACCAAATCGATGGCGTTGCAATGGGGTCTCCGCTAGGCCCAGTATTagctaacattttcatgtgtgactTTGAACAGAAATGGTTGGCTAATGTAGATTCTCGTCCCTCCATTTGGTttagatatgtggatgacacatttTCTTTGTTCGACAGTGAAGCCACTGCGGCcagttttctgcattttcttaacaccagacatcctaacatcaaatttacaatggaacttgaaGAAAACCAGGAGATTCCATTTTTAGATGTCCGCATTAagcgcaatctcaacaatttcacaacaaca GCTCAAAACGTACAGTACACGTAA
- the LOC138023949 gene encoding melatonin receptor type 1B-B-like, translating into MSKVLLPPRSTGLMIFESVASIALVILTVIGNVFIFVALYRNPRLRNSANIYIAALAITDILNACIPGTLFASTVVSGKMVLSLHLCRLSGFLVHFLAYVSMTTMTLTAINRYLRVVKPKHYQRIFGGKRSLIMLGVLWLLIASFVLYPTFIGVGEFNFNPALSLCAYKFANPVAEIIFTVIVVSVVVVFCLSVVCFSYYHVFKTIREHNAGVLSSLRGVSVQEINLSKVLFVLVLAFALCWLPTFVIILVIRVFMEKVPHELAVMIPFLLQTTSVLNPFIYGALSPPFKREFRNLLTFQKNRRISDQGQQSSPPLRLEFISTQSKRDVSN; encoded by the exons ATGTCTAAAGTTCTTCTTCCTCCAAGAAGCACAGGGTTAATGATTTTTGAATCTGTGGCTTCAATAGCTCTCGTTATTCTCACTGTCATTGgtaatgttttcatttttgttgctCTTTATCGAAATCCTCGCCTGCGAAATTCTGCCAACATCTATATCGCGGCTCTAGCGATCACAGATATATTGAATGCGTGTATACCAGGAACTCTGTTTGCTAGCACCGTGGTATCCGGGAAGATGGTATTAAGTCTTCACTTGTGTCGCTTGAGTGGTTTCTTGGTACACTTCCTGGCTTATGTCTCTATGACGACGATGACATTAACTGCTATTAACAG gTACTTGCGCGTTGTAAAGCCGAAACACTATCAGAGGATTTTTGGTGGGAAGCGATCTCTTATTATGTTGGGTGTCCTGTGGCTTCTGATCGCTTCCTTTGTCCTGTATCCTACATTTATTGGTGTGGGGGAGTTTAATTTCAATCCAGCTTTGTCGCTTTGTGCTTACAAATTTGCCAACCCAGTTGCGGAGATAATTTTCACGGTTATAGTTGTGTCCGTCGTCGTGGTGTTCTGTCTTTCTGTGGTTTGCTTCTCCTACTATCACGTTTTTAAGACGATCCGTGAACATAACGCAGGCGTTCTTTCTTCCTTAAGAGGAGTTAGTGTACAGGAAATCAACCTGTCTAAAGTTCTGTTCGTTCTGGTCCTTGCCTTCGCACTTTGTTGGCTTCCCACGTTTGTCATCATTTTAGTGATAAGAGTTTTCATGGAAAAAGTCCCACACGAACTGGCTGTGATGATACCTTTCCTGTTACAGACAACCAGTGTTTTGAATCCTTTTATTTATGGTGCTTTAAGTCCCCCCTTCAAACGCGAATTTCGAAACCTGCTAACGTTTCAGAAAAATCGGCGGATATCAGATCAAGGTCAGCAATCTTCACCGCCCTTGCGTCTCGAGTTCATTTCAACCCAATCCAAAAGAGATGTTAGTAACTGA